The genomic segment GAGCAGCACATCAACGGATCCGGCAACCTCGATCCGTCCGGCGTCGGCTCCGTGGTCACGCTCAAGGACGGGACCAGGATCCGTGCGCCCGAGACCTCCCGCATCGCCTACGAGGACGAGCCGAGGCTTATGCTGCTGCGGGAGTGGAGCTTGTTCGACTCCATGGTCTGCTCCTCTTATGTCGCGACGAGGCTCAAGACGTGGAGCGACAACGGGCTCAAGAAGCTGAAGCTTCTTCTGGCGAGGATGGGGTTCCCGCTCGCCGACTGCCAGAAGGGGTTCCAGTACATGAGCATGGAGGTCAAGAGGAAGATGCGCGATGAGTTTGACCG from the Triticum dicoccoides isolate Atlit2015 ecotype Zavitan unplaced genomic scaffold, WEW_v2.0 scaffold235008, whole genome shotgun sequence genome contains:
- the LOC119345409 gene encoding cell division control protein 45 homolog, which codes for QHINGSGNLDPSGVGSVVTLKDGTRIRAPETSRIAYEDEPRLMLLREWSLFDSMVCSSYVATRLKTWSDNGLKKLKLLLARMGFPLADCQKGFQYMSMEVKRKMRDEFDRFLPEYGLTEFYYRSFLRVHG